The Pyrus communis chromosome 2, drPyrComm1.1, whole genome shotgun sequence genome includes a window with the following:
- the LOC137722177 gene encoding uncharacterized protein isoform X2, with the protein MEEEGIRAFRWKFRGDAKTRCARLFSVLTSLVMVVLFLWTIWSESGVADTPGIKRESNNWAFCVGVLTIVLGFLFLAAGLPLLANLVMKLSEQLQKKQEEIRKPQVQGKLKTICIVSRMVVSIVAMIMLAWAINTGFRLATEPRREGKYYPLASPVGVVTIMFGFTYSIIGLCIIAELAVELTRQLQTTEKNENVNQQVRKINVKSSV; encoded by the exons ATGGAGGAAGAAGGCATAAGAGCCTTCCGGTGGAAGTTCAGAGGAGATGCCAAGACCCGATGTGCAAGATTGTTTTCTGTGTTGACGTCTCTTGTCATGGTAGTTCTGTTCCTGTGGACCATTTGGTCCGAATCTGGAGTTGCAGACACGCCGGGGATAAAGCGGGAGTCGAACAATTGGGCATTCTGCGTCGGAGTTCTAACTATAGTTCTCggtttcttgtttttggctgcTGGTCTTCCTTTACTTGCAAACTTGGTTATGAAACTCTCAGAACAATTGCAGAAGAAGCAGGAGGAGATCAGGAAGCCTCAAGTTCAAG GGAAGCTGAAGACGATATGCATCGTCAGCCGCATGGTTGTGAGTATCGTCGCAATGATCATGCTGGCATGGGCAATCAACACTGGATTTAGGCTTGCAACTGAACCTAGAAGAGAAGGCAAATATTATCCTCTAGCATCCCCAGTTGGTGTCGTGACTATCATGTTTGGCTTCACTTATTCTATCATCGGACTCTGCATAATTGCAGAGCTAGCAGTGGAGTTGACAAGGCAGTTGCAAACGacagagaaaaatgaaaatgttaatcaACAAGTACGCAAAATAAACGTCAAGTCTTCTGTTTGA
- the LOC137722177 gene encoding uncharacterized protein isoform X1 — translation MEEEGIRAFRWKFRGDAKTRCARLFSVLTSLVMVVLFLWTIWSESGVADTPGIKRESNNWAFCVGVLTIVLGFLFLAAGLPLLANLVMKLSEQLQKKQEEIRKPQVQAGKLKTICIVSRMVVSIVAMIMLAWAINTGFRLATEPRREGKYYPLASPVGVVTIMFGFTYSIIGLCIIAELAVELTRQLQTTEKNENVNQQVRKINVKSSV, via the exons ATGGAGGAAGAAGGCATAAGAGCCTTCCGGTGGAAGTTCAGAGGAGATGCCAAGACCCGATGTGCAAGATTGTTTTCTGTGTTGACGTCTCTTGTCATGGTAGTTCTGTTCCTGTGGACCATTTGGTCCGAATCTGGAGTTGCAGACACGCCGGGGATAAAGCGGGAGTCGAACAATTGGGCATTCTGCGTCGGAGTTCTAACTATAGTTCTCggtttcttgtttttggctgcTGGTCTTCCTTTACTTGCAAACTTGGTTATGAAACTCTCAGAACAATTGCAGAAGAAGCAGGAGGAGATCAGGAAGCCTCAAGTTCAAG CAGGGAAGCTGAAGACGATATGCATCGTCAGCCGCATGGTTGTGAGTATCGTCGCAATGATCATGCTGGCATGGGCAATCAACACTGGATTTAGGCTTGCAACTGAACCTAGAAGAGAAGGCAAATATTATCCTCTAGCATCCCCAGTTGGTGTCGTGACTATCATGTTTGGCTTCACTTATTCTATCATCGGACTCTGCATAATTGCAGAGCTAGCAGTGGAGTTGACAAGGCAGTTGCAAACGacagagaaaaatgaaaatgttaatcaACAAGTACGCAAAATAAACGTCAAGTCTTCTGTTTGA